AACAAAAGGTGCCGACCAAGCCGATGAGCAGCGTGCCGTAGCCGGACAGCTTCTCGATCATCTCGGGAATGAAAGGTAGAAAGGCCGCAGCGGTATAGAGTCCTGCAACCGCAGAAAACCCGCCAAAGACCACGATTTCACGGCTTAGCCAAGACCTGCGAAGGCCTAGGAACGCACGCCATGCACCAAGGGGACGTCCGAGGTGCGAGGTCGAAGCAATCAAACCAAGAGACATCGCAACAAAGGCGAAGACACGAGTGACCGTCGAGGCAGCCCCCTCCCCGGCCAGCAATGCTGCGGCATACAAACCGACCGACAACTGCATGAGCGTGAGCATGAAGACCAGCGGATAGTGCGCGTGCTCCGGATGCAGGGCGTAATTGTCCGAAGCCTCCACGTTCGCGGGGATAAACTTATTGGTTACGTAGCGTGTTGTCGGCTTGGTGTAGGACGGCTCGGGTGCGGCGGGTAGGAAATCGCGCTCGGACTTCGAGCTTTCGAGGATGCCACTTGTATCCACAATAGTGATACTAATTGCTTCCGTCGGGCAGGCCTGCACGCAGGCGGGTGCTTCCCCCTCAGCCAGGCGATTGTGGCACATGTCACACTTGCGCACGATGCCGAGCTTCTTTGAATACTTCGGCACATCGTAAGGGCATTTGAGCACGCAGTATTGGCATCCAATGCACTGGTCATCAAGGTGGCGCACGATGCCGGTTTCCGGATCCTTCTCGTAGGCCAGCACCGGACAGCCGTTCAGGCAGCCCGGGTCCACACAGTGGTGGCAAGCCGTGGTAATCGTCTGGGCATAGGCATCGCTGCCACAGCCACCTTGGATCGTGCCCACATCACGCCAGGTCTCGTTCTCATCCAGGCCGTTCAGGCTATGGCAGGCCGAGACACAGGCCTTGCAGCCCGTGCAGCGGTCCATGTCGACCTTGAAGGCATACTGCTCGCCCGTCTTCGGTTTGGAGAGCGGCAGCAGACGCTTGTAAAATTGGGCCTGCTCCGGTTCCACCGCGGCGCGCTCATGATGCGCAGAGAAGACGGCAACCGGCGTCTGCAAAGTAGCCTGCTCTTGGAGGAGCATCTCAAGCGGTGAATCTTCGACTGTGAGTCCGGGAGGCACTTTACTGGATTGGTGATGTAGCGAAGACGCGAAAGCGACTTCGATTAAGGCCAAGGCATGCAAGATTCGTAGAAGCGACTCTCGTCGCTTCTCTACAAAGCCTTACAAACTGAAGAAAGCATTTCATTTATGCGGCGACCGAGAAGAGGGCTTTGAGCTCGTCCGCGGAATGGCGGCGGGTGAATTCCCAGAAGGTTTCCTGGCCTTCGCGCTTTTCCTGATAGGTTTGCAGGACGCGCAGGAGCAGCGGCTTGAGTTCTTCGAAGGCGGTACCGGGAAAGACTTCGTGGGCGATGGCTTGCTTGTCGTCGACTCCGCCACCAAGCACGACGGCATAGCCTTCGACACTTTCCTCACCCACTTTGACCTTGGCCCCAATCAGACCGATATCGCCGATGTAATGCTGCGCGCAGGAGTGCGGGCAGCCGGTCAGGTGAATATTGATCGGCTGGTCAAGATGGATTTCCTGTTCCAGGAATTCGGCGAGCTGAAGCGCATGGCTCTTGGTGTTACTGGCCGCATATTTGCATCCGGCATTGCCCGTGCAGGCCACAAGACCGCCGGAAATCGTGGTCGAGCTGTAATGGAAGCCGGCCTCGATGATCGCGGCCTTTACGGCTTCGACATCTTCGTCCTTGATCCCGGGGATGATCAGGTTCTGCCAGGCAGTCAGACGCACTTCGCCGCGACCGTATTGATCGGCCAGCTTGGCGATGGATTTCATCTGCTCGGGCAACATGCGACCGACCGGAATGACCACGCCGATATAGTTGTAGCCAGCGGTCTTTTCGTCATACACACCGATGTGGCCGTGTTTGAGCACAGGCAGGCGGGGTTCGCATTGCTCCAGCGGTAGCTTGACCAAATCGAAGGCCACCTTCTGTTGGGTTTCCTCAAGGAACTTTTCCACGCCCCAGTCATCGATCAGATACTTCAACCGCGCCTTCTTGCGGTTGGTGCGGTCACCGTGCTCAATAAAGACACGAACCATAGCGGCGGCCAAAGGAACCGCTTTGGACGGCTCGACCAGGAGCCCGGTGTCGGAAGCGAACTGCTTGTGCCCGGTGATGCCGCAGAGCTGAACGCGAAAGTAGATGCCCGGTTCGACGCCCTGCCCTTCGCCCACACTGACCGCATAGAACGCGATGTCGTTGGTATCGGCACAGACAGAAACCCGGCCGCCGTTATCAAAGGAGATGTTGAACTTGCGCGGCAGGCCGTAGAGGTCGCGGTTGTTCAGGATGTAATGATGCATGGCCTTGGCGTAAGGCAGCACATCAAGCACTTCATCCGGATCGAAGCCGCTGGTCGGGCTGGCCGTGATATTGCGCAGGTTGTCCGCACCGGAGCCCTTGGAGGTCAGCCCGATCTCGTCGAGCTTGGTGAGGACCGATACCGTGTTCGGCGGCATGATTTCACGGATCTGGAAATTCCCGCGGGTGGTCACGTCGGCATAACCGCCCCCCCAGTCTTCCGCGATCTCGGCGAGGCCGGCCAACTGGAAGGACTTCAAGGCGCAGCCGGCAATCCGGCAGCGGAGCATGAAGGAGTCCTGGGCCGGCGCCACATGGAAGAGTCCGTGAAACTTGTAGCGGAACACGTCGCCGCCTTGCGGGAACTGCTTCGCCTCGGAATCACTGACGATCGTATCCCAGATATCGAGACCGTTACGTTCCAGCTTGATCTGTTCTTCCTTGCACAGGTCCTCGACCGGGGTGCCATAGACCGACTCTTCCGCCTCGGCCGGGTTGTCGGTAAACTGGCCGGCCGCATTCTGCCCGAGGAAAGGCATGCTGCTCCGCTGGCTCACGCCGGCAAAGAAACCTTCCAGGTATTGCTTCTGATTGACTGTAAATGTCTCGCCCATGTCAGTCCTCCTTTCAGCTGGCTTTGGCCAATTCAGCGGCCTTTTTCTCTTCTTTCGCCTTCTTCAACAAACGACGCTCTTCCTTCTCGGCTTCGCAGTCGTCGAGGAAGGCAAGCAGACGCCGGCGGTAGTCGTAGAACAGATCGGTTTCGACAATCTCCTCGCGGCTGCGCGGACGTTCGAAATCGATCTCCATGACTTCGCCGACC
The DNA window shown above is from Coraliomargarita parva and carries:
- a CDS encoding DmsC/YnfH family molybdoenzyme membrane anchor subunit, with protein sequence MPPGLTVEDSPLEMLLQEQATLQTPVAVFSAHHERAAVEPEQAQFYKRLLPLSKPKTGEQYAFKVDMDRCTGCKACVSACHSLNGLDENETWRDVGTIQGGCGSDAYAQTITTACHHCVDPGCLNGCPVLAYEKDPETGIVRHLDDQCIGCQYCVLKCPYDVPKYSKKLGIVRKCDMCHNRLAEGEAPACVQACPTEAISITIVDTSGILESSKSERDFLPAAPEPSYTKPTTRYVTNKFIPANVEASDNYALHPEHAHYPLVFMLTLMQLSVGLYAAALLAGEGAASTVTRVFAFVAMSLGLIASTSHLGRPLGAWRAFLGLRRSWLSREIVVFGGFSAVAGLYTAAAFLPFIPEMIEKLSGYGTLLIGLVGTFCSVMIYQDTQRPFWRLPVSGGKFFGTAILLGLAGFLSVLSFTGLRPSGLFVVLFLFAALKFGLEALQLRLPAEGGMTPARKSALLLRRPLKAYTFARFAFGIAGVLCFAVPGSPVLGGLGFLLLLTGELLERALFFMAVAAPKMPGSITS
- a CDS encoding NirA family protein translates to MGETFTVNQKQYLEGFFAGVSQRSSMPFLGQNAAGQFTDNPAEAEESVYGTPVEDLCKEEQIKLERNGLDIWDTIVSDSEAKQFPQGGDVFRYKFHGLFHVAPAQDSFMLRCRIAGCALKSFQLAGLAEIAEDWGGGYADVTTRGNFQIREIMPPNTVSVLTKLDEIGLTSKGSGADNLRNITASPTSGFDPDEVLDVLPYAKAMHHYILNNRDLYGLPRKFNISFDNGGRVSVCADTNDIAFYAVSVGEGQGVEPGIYFRVQLCGITGHKQFASDTGLLVEPSKAVPLAAAMVRVFIEHGDRTNRKKARLKYLIDDWGVEKFLEETQQKVAFDLVKLPLEQCEPRLPVLKHGHIGVYDEKTAGYNYIGVVIPVGRMLPEQMKSIAKLADQYGRGEVRLTAWQNLIIPGIKDEDVEAVKAAIIEAGFHYSSTTISGGLVACTGNAGCKYAASNTKSHALQLAEFLEQEIHLDQPINIHLTGCPHSCAQHYIGDIGLIGAKVKVGEESVEGYAVVLGGGVDDKQAIAHEVFPGTAFEELKPLLLRVLQTYQEKREGQETFWEFTRRHSADELKALFSVAA